In a genomic window of Streptomyces noursei ATCC 11455:
- a CDS encoding pyridoxamine 5'-phosphate oxidase family protein — protein MNDTPARHTAGITTDTAWVAWADREASRRSTELDRTEALRLLGSVSLGRIVFTQDALPAIRPVNHLLHHGEVIIRTHEGAALATLTEHADAEGVVVAYEADAIDPATHCGWSVVVTGYCHLVTDLADLDHYQALLHPWTDHRMTHALRIRPDLVTGVRLSR, from the coding sequence GTGAACGACACCCCGGCCCGGCACACCGCCGGCATCACCACCGACACCGCATGGGTGGCCTGGGCCGACCGCGAGGCGTCCCGCCGCAGCACCGAACTGGACCGCACCGAGGCCCTGCGGCTGCTGGGCAGCGTGTCGCTGGGCCGCATCGTCTTCACCCAGGACGCACTCCCGGCCATCCGCCCGGTGAACCACCTCCTCCACCACGGCGAGGTGATCATCCGCACCCACGAGGGCGCCGCACTGGCCACCCTCACCGAGCACGCGGACGCCGAAGGCGTGGTCGTCGCCTACGAGGCCGACGCCATCGACCCGGCAACCCACTGCGGCTGGAGCGTGGTGGTGACCGGCTACTGCCACCTGGTGACGGACCTCGCCGACCTGGACCACTACCAGGCATTGCTGCACCCCTGGACCGACCACCGTATGACCCACGCCCTGCGCATCCGCCCGGACCTGGTCACCGGGGTGCGGCTGTCCCGCTAG
- a CDS encoding Fur family transcriptional regulator produces the protein MARNRPHTAAPAQEVALIGRLTQQRAIVLAALMAVEGFVGAQALHNQLADDGTPVGLSTVYRTLTAFAEAGRADVVRDSNGERLFRYRPGPDHRHYLICTACGLSLTVDSEPVETWAEKTARTSGFANVRHTVELAGLCPDCNQEQAPVR, from the coding sequence ATGGCACGCAACCGACCGCACACCGCCGCACCGGCGCAGGAAGTGGCGCTGATCGGCCGCCTCACCCAGCAACGCGCCATAGTGCTGGCGGCCCTGATGGCGGTGGAAGGCTTTGTCGGTGCCCAGGCACTGCACAACCAACTGGCCGACGACGGAACCCCGGTCGGCCTGTCCACGGTCTACCGCACCCTGACCGCCTTCGCCGAGGCCGGCCGCGCCGATGTCGTCCGCGACAGCAACGGCGAACGCCTCTTCCGCTACCGCCCCGGCCCCGACCACCGCCACTACCTGATCTGCACCGCCTGCGGCCTCAGCCTCACGGTCGACTCGGAACCCGTGGAGACCTGGGCCGAGAAGACCGCCCGGACCTCCGGCTTCGCCAACGTCCGGCACACCGTCGAGCTCGCCGGCCTCTGCCCGGACTGCAACCAGGAGCAGGCGCCCGTGCGGTGA
- a CDS encoding ArsR/SmtB family transcription factor, with protein sequence MDGATVATVAATLQALAAPSRLRILTTLRQEPRSVTELAAAIGREQSAVSHQLRLLRILGLVTGERAGRRMVYRLHDNHVAQLLDEAVHHVKHRTLGAKDSRG encoded by the coding sequence ATGGACGGAGCCACGGTCGCGACCGTCGCCGCCACCCTCCAAGCCCTCGCGGCCCCTTCCCGCCTTCGGATCCTCACGACACTCCGGCAGGAGCCACGCTCCGTCACCGAACTCGCCGCCGCCATCGGCCGGGAACAGTCCGCCGTCTCCCACCAGCTCCGCCTGTTGCGCATCCTCGGCCTGGTGACCGGCGAACGGGCGGGGCGTCGCATGGTCTACCGACTCCACGACAACCATGTCGCCCAACTCCTCGACGAGGCGGTCCACCACGTCAAGCACCGCACACTCGGGGCCAAGGACAGCCGAGGGTAA
- a CDS encoding metal ABC transporter ATP-binding protein, with product MNPIAKVREAAADSDRSGHTVPAPRTDGTAAGARGGPVVALRGAAVRVGGRTLWAGVDLRIEPGEFTAVLGPNGVGKSTMIKVLLGALPAAGGEVRVLGARPGQANDRIGYLPQRRSFDASMRIRGIDVVRMGLDGDRWGVPLPFPTARRRAERERVAEVVELVGASGYAERPIGQCSGGEQQRLLIAQALVRRPELLLLDEPLDSLDLPNQSAVAALIGRICHQEGVAVVMVAHDVNPILHHLDRVVYLAEGGAAAGTPQEVVTSKTLTRLYGTPVEVLRTSDGRLVVVGQPEAPAVHADRHDASGGGHAAG from the coding sequence ATGAATCCGATAGCGAAGGTCCGCGAAGCCGCCGCCGACAGCGACCGTAGCGGCCACACCGTCCCCGCGCCCCGAACCGACGGCACGGCGGCAGGAGCCAGAGGCGGCCCGGTGGTCGCGCTGCGCGGCGCCGCCGTGCGCGTCGGCGGCCGCACTCTGTGGGCGGGCGTGGACCTTCGCATCGAGCCCGGCGAGTTCACCGCCGTCCTCGGCCCCAACGGCGTCGGCAAATCCACCATGATCAAGGTCCTGCTCGGCGCGCTGCCCGCCGCGGGCGGCGAGGTCCGGGTCCTCGGTGCTCGTCCGGGGCAGGCCAACGACCGGATCGGCTACCTGCCGCAGCGCCGCAGCTTCGACGCCTCGATGCGCATCCGCGGTATCGACGTTGTCCGCATGGGCCTGGACGGCGACCGCTGGGGCGTGCCCCTGCCGTTCCCGACCGCCCGCCGCCGGGCCGAGCGTGAACGCGTCGCCGAGGTCGTCGAGTTGGTCGGGGCGTCGGGGTATGCGGAGCGGCCGATCGGGCAGTGCTCCGGTGGTGAGCAGCAGCGGCTGCTGATCGCGCAGGCGCTGGTCCGCCGCCCCGAACTGCTGCTGTTGGATGAGCCGTTGGACAGTCTGGATCTGCCCAACCAGAGTGCGGTGGCCGCGCTGATCGGCCGGATCTGTCATCAGGAGGGGGTGGCGGTGGTGATGGTCGCCCACGACGTGAACCCGATACTCCACCACCTCGACCGGGTCGTGTACCTGGCGGAGGGCGGCGCGGCAGCCGGCACCCCGCAGGAGGTCGTCACCTCAAAGACGCTGACCCGGCTCTACGGCACCCCGGTCGAGGTGCTGCGGACCTCCGACGGGCGGCTGGTCGTGGTCGGCCAGCCCGAGGCGCCCGCCGTCCACGCCGACCGCCACGATGCGTCAGGAGGCGGCCATGCTGCTGGCTGA
- a CDS encoding metal ABC transporter permease — translation MLLADTAAPAWSWNLIGDFQQMWSFPFMVNAFRAGAIVAVVSAVVGWFVVLRRQTFAAHTVSAVAFPGAAGAVLLGVSAVYGYFALCVAAALVIAALRGSGSGDHEEAALTGTVQAFLLASGFLFTALYKGLLEGPQTILFGTFLGITSTQVTVLTGVGIGVLAVLALMGRPLLFASVDPQVAAGRGVPVRALSVLFLVLLGAATAEASQITGTLLVFALMVIPAATAQTLTARPALSLALAVLLALAATWLGLTAAYYSPYPLGFFVTSFAFAGYVIARGAHALYAIRGRIRPSLSVKEITA, via the coding sequence ATGCTGCTGGCTGACACCGCCGCACCTGCCTGGTCCTGGAACCTCATCGGCGACTTCCAGCAGATGTGGTCGTTCCCGTTCATGGTCAACGCCTTTCGCGCGGGGGCGATCGTGGCGGTGGTCTCCGCAGTGGTGGGCTGGTTCGTGGTCCTGCGGCGGCAGACGTTCGCCGCGCACACCGTCTCCGCGGTCGCCTTCCCCGGCGCGGCCGGTGCGGTCCTGCTCGGGGTCAGCGCGGTCTACGGATACTTCGCCCTGTGCGTGGCCGCCGCCCTGGTCATCGCGGCCCTACGCGGCAGCGGCAGCGGAGACCACGAGGAAGCCGCGCTCACCGGAACCGTCCAAGCCTTCCTCCTCGCCTCCGGCTTCCTCTTCACCGCCCTGTACAAGGGCCTGTTGGAGGGGCCGCAGACCATTCTGTTCGGAACGTTCCTCGGTATCACCTCGACGCAGGTGACCGTGTTGACGGGTGTCGGCATCGGGGTGCTCGCGGTGCTGGCGCTCATGGGGCGTCCCTTGCTCTTCGCGTCCGTCGACCCCCAGGTCGCCGCCGGACGCGGAGTCCCGGTCCGCGCTCTTTCAGTGCTCTTTCTTGTTCTGCTCGGTGCGGCGACCGCCGAGGCCAGCCAGATCACGGGGACCCTGCTCGTCTTCGCCCTGATGGTCATCCCCGCAGCAACCGCCCAGACCCTCACCGCCCGTCCGGCCCTGAGCCTCGCGCTCGCCGTGCTCCTGGCGCTCGCGGCCACCTGGCTCGGGCTGACCGCCGCCTACTACTCGCCGTACCCGCTGGGCTTCTTCGTGACCTCGTTCGCCTTCGCCGGATACGTCATCGCCCGCGGCGCGCACGCGCTGTACGCGATCCGCGGCCGGATCCGGCCGTCCCTGTCGGTCAAGGAGATCACGGCATGA
- a CDS encoding MarR family winged helix-turn-helix transcriptional regulator, with protein sequence MMESEPTGPSHPAADVTQHVGYLIKRAQAALRSAMDKVLRAHGLTVPQYATLELLALSPGMSNAELARATFVTRQSGSVVLRGLQEAGLITRPATVDHGRALPTHLTEEGHRRLATVQAAVYAVEQRMVEAIPPQRMPALLADLDRLATALEE encoded by the coding sequence ATGATGGAGAGTGAGCCCACCGGCCCGTCCCACCCCGCGGCGGACGTCACCCAGCACGTGGGATACCTGATCAAACGGGCCCAGGCGGCGTTGCGCAGCGCCATGGACAAGGTCCTGCGTGCGCATGGGCTCACCGTGCCGCAGTACGCCACCCTGGAGCTGCTGGCCCTGAGTCCAGGCATGTCCAACGCCGAACTCGCCCGCGCGACCTTCGTCACCAGGCAGTCCGGCAGCGTCGTCCTTCGGGGTCTGCAGGAAGCCGGCCTGATCACCCGTCCGGCGACCGTCGACCATGGCCGTGCCCTGCCCACCCATCTCACGGAGGAGGGTCACAGGCGCCTGGCCACGGTCCAGGCCGCCGTCTACGCCGTCGAACAGCGCATGGTCGAGGCCATCCCGCCCCAGCGCATGCCGGCGCTCCTCGCCGACCTCGACCGCCTGGCGACAGCCCTGGAGGAGTGA
- a CDS encoding WD40 repeat domain-containing protein, producing MSIAAPDADLGVVWDLTFDDAPVALSTEHDLVTVAGAEGTTGVLEAATGAAVGTVELPGGALHAALSPDARHLAATGPTGYALWRREDGTTTVRESGAWSSAVRWADAERFAVTSGRRALVLDSGGQELWATEPAASTVTDLAWMRGGRRLAVAAYGAVRCHERHQAAPVRTYPYIGSHLALAVAPTDRWICSGNQDASIHIWRTRDGSELTMSGYPEKVSRLAFDDSGCWLAADGAPDVTVWDFRGKGPAGTAPRSLRCHETVTALAWRPGPDGHLATGGHDGTIALWRATAGRPETRLRPARILDGDAAVTALAWAGPQLLVSAYRDGRVRAHHLPSRTAL from the coding sequence ATGAGCATCGCCGCACCCGACGCCGACCTGGGCGTCGTCTGGGACCTCACCTTCGACGACGCCCCCGTGGCACTCAGCACCGAACATGATCTCGTCACGGTCGCCGGAGCCGAGGGCACCACCGGCGTCTTGGAGGCCGCCACCGGCGCCGCCGTCGGCACCGTCGAACTCCCCGGCGGCGCACTGCATGCCGCCCTGTCCCCCGACGCCCGGCACCTGGCGGCCACCGGCCCGACCGGATACGCGCTGTGGCGGCGGGAAGACGGCACCACCACCGTCAGGGAAAGCGGCGCCTGGTCCTCGGCCGTCCGGTGGGCGGATGCCGAGCGGTTCGCCGTCACCTCCGGCCGTCGCGCCCTCGTACTGGACTCCGGCGGCCAGGAGTTGTGGGCCACGGAGCCGGCCGCCAGTACCGTCACCGACCTGGCCTGGATGCGGGGCGGCCGACGTCTGGCGGTCGCCGCCTACGGTGCGGTGCGCTGCCACGAGCGCCACCAGGCCGCCCCGGTGCGGACCTACCCCTACATCGGCTCCCATCTGGCGCTGGCTGTCGCCCCCACCGACCGGTGGATCTGCAGCGGCAACCAGGACGCCTCCATCCACATCTGGCGCACCCGCGACGGCAGTGAACTGACCATGTCCGGCTACCCGGAGAAGGTCTCGCGCCTCGCCTTCGACGACTCGGGCTGCTGGCTCGCCGCCGACGGCGCCCCCGACGTCACCGTGTGGGACTTCCGCGGCAAGGGCCCGGCCGGCACCGCACCACGGTCGCTGCGCTGCCACGAAACCGTCACGGCCCTGGCCTGGCGTCCCGGTCCCGACGGCCACCTCGCCACCGGAGGCCACGACGGCACGATCGCACTGTGGCGGGCCACCGCAGGACGGCCGGAAACCCGGCTCCGCCCCGCGCGCATCCTCGACGGCGATGCCGCGGTGACGGCGCTCGCCTGGGCGGGGCCGCAACTGCTCGTCTCCGCGTACCGCGACGGCCGCGTCCGCGCCCACCACCTGCCCTCCCGGACAGCCCTGTGA
- a CDS encoding SDR family NAD(P)-dependent oxidoreductase, with product MSSPSSSSIPTWDVHRLPRAEGSVFLVTGGNAGIGYFIAEQLSATGATLVLGSRDTAKAEAAMASIRSRVPGARVRSVRLDLADLPSLSTVVDALETPRLDAVVHNAGVALDDPPRRETRDGHEVMFGTNHLGHFALTARLMPLLSAAPAARIVTVGSFAAKSERLDLDDLQSQRDYRAKRSYGRSKLAQMYFGLELDRRLRTAGSSTASVVVHPGGALDSLTPSRPPVHVRRVGARLSAAPAALVVQGKHTAAWPAVRAVLDPAVHGGQLWGPRVFGLRGAPRQETVWSHLADTAVAARLWDASRDLTGLDPDPRRR from the coding sequence ATGTCGTCCCCATCCTCATCCTCCATCCCCACTTGGGATGTTCACCGGCTACCGCGCGCCGAAGGCAGCGTCTTCCTCGTCACCGGCGGCAACGCGGGCATCGGGTACTTCATCGCGGAGCAGCTCTCCGCGACCGGGGCCACCCTCGTGCTGGGCAGCCGGGACACGGCGAAAGCCGAAGCGGCCATGGCCTCGATCCGCTCGCGTGTGCCTGGCGCGCGGGTACGTTCCGTTCGGCTGGACCTCGCCGACCTTCCGTCGCTCAGCACCGTGGTGGACGCGCTGGAGACGCCTCGCCTCGACGCGGTGGTCCATAATGCCGGCGTCGCACTCGATGACCCACCACGTCGCGAAACCCGGGACGGCCACGAGGTCATGTTCGGCACCAATCACCTCGGGCACTTCGCGCTGACCGCCCGGCTGATGCCGCTGCTGTCGGCCGCACCGGCGGCACGCATCGTGACCGTCGGCAGTTTCGCCGCGAAATCGGAACGGCTGGACCTGGACGACCTTCAGTCCCAGCGGGACTATCGGGCCAAGCGCAGCTACGGACGTTCCAAGCTGGCCCAGATGTACTTCGGACTCGAACTCGACCGCCGCCTGCGCACCGCCGGCAGCTCGACGGCGAGCGTGGTGGTCCATCCCGGCGGCGCCCTGGACTCCCTCACCCCGTCACGACCGCCTGTCCATGTGCGACGCGTCGGTGCGCGACTGAGCGCGGCCCCCGCCGCCCTTGTGGTTCAGGGCAAACACACCGCCGCCTGGCCCGCGGTCCGAGCGGTGCTCGACCCGGCCGTGCACGGCGGGCAGTTGTGGGGACCTCGCGTGTTCGGGCTGCGCGGCGCCCCCAGGCAAGAAACGGTATGGAGTCATCTCGCCGACACCGCCGTCGCCGCCCGACTCTGGGACGCCAGCCGCGACCTGACCGGCCTCGACCCCGACCCGCGGCGCAGATAG
- a CDS encoding TIGR03086 family metal-binding protein — protein MTEVIELLGKTLIHTTRLLKNVTPEQYGQPTPCAEFDVYALANHLVAGNLYYVRLAQGGAPDFSLFAQDQIGGRQPGDAYARGAEDALDAWRTDGAVERRMPMPGGGQGPLVTDLHLLEATLHGWDVATATGQDRRGVPDAVQAVHQRWYDRFPDALRSQTRLFGPSRPAPEGAPALDEIAAYFGRTV, from the coding sequence GTGACCGAGGTCATCGAACTGCTCGGTAAGACCCTGATCCACACCACCCGGCTCCTGAAGAACGTCACACCGGAGCAGTACGGGCAGCCCACCCCCTGCGCCGAGTTCGACGTATACGCCCTGGCCAACCACCTGGTGGCCGGCAACCTCTACTACGTCCGCCTGGCGCAGGGCGGCGCTCCCGACTTCTCCCTGTTCGCGCAGGACCAGATCGGTGGCCGGCAGCCCGGCGACGCCTACGCCCGGGGCGCCGAGGACGCCCTCGACGCCTGGCGGACCGACGGCGCAGTGGAGCGTCGGATGCCGATGCCGGGCGGCGGACAGGGACCGTTGGTCACGGACCTGCACCTACTGGAGGCGACACTCCACGGCTGGGATGTGGCCACCGCCACCGGCCAGGACCGCCGCGGGGTCCCGGATGCCGTCCAGGCCGTCCATCAGCGCTGGTACGACAGGTTCCCTGACGCGCTCCGGTCCCAGACCAGGCTGTTCGGCCCGTCCAGGCCCGCGCCCGAGGGAGCTCCCGCCCTCGACGAGATCGCCGCCTACTTCGGTCGCACCGTCTGA
- a CDS encoding metal ABC transporter permease, whose amino-acid sequence MTALLAASPLAQPFFQHALLAGSAIAAACGLVGCFLVLRAQVFTGDALSHVAFTGAMAALAFGYDLRLGLFAATVAIALLFGTLGRRARPDDVVIGSIFSWILGLGAFFVTLYTTSRSTANGTAGVSVLFGSIFGISAGQATAAALVALGVCLLVLLIARPLLFATLDEAVAAARGVPVRLLGYSFLALAGVSAAEATQAVGSLLLLGLLAAPAGAAIRLTDRPYRALALSAALAVLEMWAGLLASSALPKMPPSFAIMAAATTVYAATFLIRRPAARTPTPALAGA is encoded by the coding sequence ATGACTGCTCTGCTGGCCGCATCGCCGCTCGCCCAGCCCTTCTTCCAGCACGCCCTGCTCGCGGGGAGTGCCATCGCCGCGGCCTGCGGGCTTGTCGGTTGCTTCCTCGTCCTGCGCGCCCAGGTGTTCACCGGCGACGCCCTCAGCCACGTGGCCTTCACCGGTGCCATGGCCGCCCTCGCGTTCGGCTACGACCTGCGCCTCGGGCTGTTCGCCGCCACCGTCGCCATAGCGCTGCTCTTCGGCACCCTCGGCCGCAGAGCCCGGCCCGATGACGTCGTCATAGGGAGCATCTTCTCCTGGATCCTCGGCCTGGGAGCCTTCTTCGTCACCCTCTACACCACCTCCCGCAGCACCGCCAACGGCACCGCCGGGGTCAGCGTGCTCTTCGGCTCGATCTTCGGCATCTCCGCCGGGCAGGCGACCGCGGCGGCACTGGTCGCCCTCGGCGTCTGCCTGCTGGTACTGCTCATCGCCCGCCCGCTGCTGTTCGCCACCCTCGACGAAGCCGTGGCCGCCGCCCGCGGCGTGCCCGTCCGCCTGCTCGGATACAGCTTCCTCGCCCTGGCCGGGGTCAGCGCCGCCGAGGCCACCCAGGCGGTCGGCTCCCTGTTGCTGCTCGGCCTGCTGGCCGCACCCGCCGGCGCCGCGATCCGGCTCACCGACCGCCCCTATCGGGCCCTCGCCCTCTCCGCCGCACTGGCGGTCCTGGAGATGTGGGCAGGGCTCCTCGCCTCCTCCGCACTGCCGAAGATGCCGCCGAGCTTCGCCATCATGGCCGCCGCCACCACCGTCTACGCCGCCACCTTCCTGATACGGCGGCCCGCCGCCCGTACCCCCACCCCGGCCCTCGCGGGGGCATGA
- a CDS encoding amidase, translated as MPFTVKENIHVAGWATTHGVRKFRDHVTEADSPPVRRLRAAGAIPIGHTNMPDLAISLDPASQLYGRTYNPWDRSKTPGAGSSGDGVAVAVGMAALGLGSDSGGSVRMPAAFNGVAALKPSYGRFAADHRIMGQEPMLASQLIPVDGPIARSVADLRAAYEALAGADLEDPRAVPVPACGPRPTGPLKVGIVADPAGVGVHPQIRAAIDEAATVLERAGHAVEEVQIPRLPETLECYGKLIMTEFLEQTGARLGIQRDWAKFLDSYPPLLGTTCPQPVPGPTCSPTTPTPRATPG; from the coding sequence GTGCCCTTCACCGTCAAGGAGAACATCCACGTGGCGGGGTGGGCGACCACGCACGGCGTGCGGAAGTTCCGGGATCACGTGACCGAGGCCGACTCCCCGCCGGTGCGCCGGCTCCGTGCCGCGGGAGCCATCCCGATCGGCCACACCAACATGCCCGACCTGGCGATCTCCTTGGACCCCGCGAGCCAGTTGTACGGCAGGACGTACAACCCCTGGGACCGGTCGAAGACCCCGGGCGCGGGCAGCAGCGGCGACGGGGTGGCCGTGGCGGTCGGCATGGCGGCGCTCGGGCTCGGCAGCGACTCCGGCGGCTCGGTGCGCATGCCCGCGGCCTTCAACGGGGTGGCCGCGCTGAAGCCGAGCTACGGCCGCTTCGCCGCCGACCACCGCATCATGGGCCAGGAACCGATGCTGGCCTCCCAACTCATCCCCGTCGACGGCCCGATCGCCCGCTCCGTCGCCGACCTGCGCGCGGCATACGAGGCGCTGGCGGGCGCGGACCTGGAGGACCCGCGGGCGGTCCCGGTACCCGCATGCGGCCCCCGCCCCACCGGCCCGCTCAAGGTCGGCATCGTGGCCGACCCGGCCGGAGTCGGCGTCCACCCCCAGATCCGCGCCGCCATCGACGAAGCGGCCACCGTCCTGGAGCGGGCGGGCCACGCCGTGGAGGAGGTGCAGATCCCCCGGCTGCCCGAGACCCTGGAGTGTTACGGCAAGCTCATCATGACCGAGTTCCTCGAGCAGACCGGCGCCCGCCTCGGCATCCAACGTGACTGGGCCAAGTTCCTGGACAGCTACCCACCGCTCCTCGGGACCACCTGCCCCCAGCCCGTCCCGGGGCCGACCTGCTCCCCGACGACACCGACGCCGAGAGCCACGCCCGGATGA
- a CDS encoding VOC family protein, whose amino-acid sequence MSVAIDGPDFVALQVRDVAAAAAFCEQHLGLRRAAVSPPHAVVFDTKPTPFAVRELLPGIDLADAARPGLGVVLWFRTPDAHQLHDRLVAAGITILTPMANSPFGPMFSFEGPEGYTLTAHGG is encoded by the coding sequence ATGTCTGTCGCCATCGACGGCCCCGACTTCGTCGCCCTGCAGGTCCGCGATGTGGCAGCGGCCGCGGCCTTCTGCGAGCAGCATCTGGGCTTGCGTCGGGCCGCGGTCTCACCGCCGCACGCGGTCGTGTTCGACACCAAGCCGACCCCGTTCGCCGTCCGCGAGCTCCTCCCGGGCATCGACCTCGCCGACGCCGCACGCCCCGGCCTCGGCGTGGTGCTCTGGTTCCGGACTCCCGACGCCCACCAGCTCCACGACCGACTCGTCGCCGCCGGAATCACGATCCTCACCCCGATGGCGAACAGCCCCTTCGGGCCGATGTTCTCCTTCGAGGGCCCGGAGGGCTACACGCTCACCGCGCACGGAGGCTGA
- a CDS encoding (2Fe-2S) ferredoxin domain-containing protein: MTTHGVIGAAQPRPVTLVVCRGCCCGNPRKHPGSDHAWQLDRLYAAAADSGGQFTVRTTDCLGPCDQANVIVVQPSGEGRRRGGRATWIGWAMDDAATDDILRWASDGGPGIAEPPPTLELQFIRPPGEMPKRARGRGLARR, from the coding sequence GTGACCACGCACGGGGTGATCGGCGCAGCCCAGCCCCGCCCGGTCACCCTGGTGGTGTGCCGGGGGTGCTGCTGCGGCAACCCGCGCAAGCACCCCGGCAGCGACCACGCGTGGCAACTGGACCGGCTGTACGCGGCGGCTGCCGACTCCGGCGGCCAGTTCACGGTGCGTACGACGGACTGCCTGGGTCCCTGCGACCAGGCCAACGTCATCGTTGTCCAGCCTTCTGGCGAGGGGCGGCGCCGCGGCGGGCGCGCCACGTGGATCGGCTGGGCCATGGACGATGCCGCAACGGACGACATCCTGCGCTGGGCCTCCGACGGCGGTCCGGGGATCGCCGAGCCGCCGCCCACGTTGGAGCTGCAGTTCATCCGCCCGCCGGGCGAGATGCCCAAGCGCGCACGCGGGCGGGGCCTTGCACGCCGGTGA
- a CDS encoding CobW family GTP-binding protein, producing MTDTADRTPQAVETADAVDDRVPVTVLTGFLGSGKTTLLNRILTEQHGLRVAVIENEFGEVGIDDALVLDAEEEIFEMNNGCICCTVRGDLIRILGALMRRREKFDHILIETTGLADPAPVAQTFFMDDEIAAQLRLDAIVTLVDAAHVLQHLDEVKPEGVENEAVEQIAFADRIVLNKTDLADEATVAKVFSRIRAINSGVQIIPAQHAEIDLQQVLDVGAFDLDRVLRGDPSFLTDTEHQHDTTVTSVGIDLPGELDEDRLNQWLGTLLRTKGVDIFRSKGLLAIAGAPKQYVFQGVHMLLVGEFGRDWKDGELRGNRLVFIGRNLDRAELERGFAGCLATAGAVV from the coding sequence ATGACCGACACCGCCGACCGGACACCGCAGGCCGTAGAAACCGCCGACGCCGTGGACGACCGCGTACCCGTGACCGTACTGACCGGGTTCCTCGGCTCGGGCAAGACCACGCTGCTCAACCGCATCCTCACCGAGCAGCACGGCCTGCGAGTCGCCGTCATCGAGAACGAGTTCGGCGAGGTCGGCATCGACGACGCCCTCGTCCTGGACGCCGAAGAAGAGATCTTCGAGATGAACAACGGCTGCATCTGCTGCACCGTGCGCGGCGATCTCATCCGCATCCTGGGCGCGTTGATGCGCCGCCGGGAGAAGTTCGACCACATCCTGATCGAGACCACCGGCCTCGCCGACCCCGCACCCGTCGCCCAGACCTTCTTCATGGACGACGAGATCGCCGCCCAGCTGCGCCTGGACGCCATCGTCACCCTCGTCGACGCCGCCCACGTCCTGCAGCACCTGGACGAGGTGAAGCCCGAAGGCGTGGAGAACGAGGCCGTCGAACAGATCGCCTTCGCCGACCGCATCGTGCTCAACAAGACCGACCTGGCCGACGAGGCCACCGTCGCGAAGGTCTTCTCGCGCATCCGCGCGATCAACTCCGGCGTCCAGATCATCCCCGCCCAGCACGCCGAGATCGACCTGCAACAGGTCCTCGACGTGGGCGCGTTCGACCTCGACCGCGTGCTCAGGGGCGACCCGTCCTTCCTCACCGACACCGAGCACCAGCACGACACCACCGTCACCTCCGTCGGCATCGACCTGCCCGGCGAGCTCGACGAGGACCGGCTCAACCAGTGGCTCGGCACCCTGCTGCGCACCAAGGGCGTCGACATCTTCCGCTCCAAGGGCCTCCTGGCCATCGCGGGCGCCCCCAAGCAGTACGTGTTCCAGGGGGTGCACATGCTGCTGGTCGGCGAGTTCGGCCGCGACTGGAAGGACGGGGAACTCCGCGGCAACCGGCTGGTGTTCATCGGCCGCAACCTGGACCGCGCCGAACTGGAACGCGGCTTCGCCGGCTGCCTGGCCACCGCCGGAGCCGTCGTATGA